One genomic segment of Clavelina lepadiformis chromosome 3, kaClaLepa1.1, whole genome shotgun sequence includes these proteins:
- the LOC143450254 gene encoding uncharacterized protein LOC143450254 — MDISSGNVTKKQNHKIMQNMLDALIKFEVIEEDEITGSADSIVTTEMLWKLFQKAESDFVKQTASQNKELIEVQKYVDHVRTLSEERDHLTAEFERENERLKLDLQKMKEKTDNEREEIVDMCQQENLEELIGSSYTEQMAYLLVVRATLLDKLDAMQEQLGESTSQHEELKSKVKVLTSEDNELQKRMNNAMCEMGGMASKLTDAMRERDSLKTEIEELKRALHGINTLPSLTTAKAQANAHLDELEKQKVVYQNCIENLQQELLVFQGQQKKNEEMEAQIEELQEANVKLQDMTKTLKRQINENENLHEENVRSKMYADSQKIIEEMQVALEEDEAKSQMQQATYKKEIKELKDKITDLEAQIVLLKKQQQSASQLKAQLKEAQFCNESQQHDLENLRGKLKASHNELSMQDATSQSRKEQLNVQFRISSELQERNITLEAELRKVMEQLKESHEKLNKSQSEKVELRVKDDTTHAETHTLTKGEHEDVLQLMHKISELENLLFTERTNLSSKSDKNVELQREILKYEEQLLKEKKLSGMVAKNLEEKLSASQSKIDGISEVEQELRNTISNLQQRALNAEAQVLLISGQKDQQETQKLVADLNRTQLEDAVELLRKKLEACASQVKTNTDKYKNLKQKHKTKIRRIRELFLLERKATSDEIEKLEHQAASAEDALKKELAWKDEAACDIRNSEHDRRNAINQADIAIKKAEASSEKINQLAIAKEGLESENGMLQKQLLLLEKQKSELEKMIESTKLTKQKEELNTLLSSLSLSGSLPYLGSSTGNPQNHSSDTLRSGSNRNINDGLTGNKNFAVASGGDNETWNRVVNFYSHDPGKDGLNSSYLNLSQGDAGPSLSNNGLKKKSQI; from the exons ATGGATATTTCAAGTGGTAACGTAACAAAGAAGCAAAATCATAAG ATCATGCAGAATATGCTTGATGCACTAATCAAATTTGAAGTTATTGAAGAAGATGAGATCACCGGCTCTGCAGACTCTATTGTTACCACTGAAATGTTGTGGAAGCTGTTTCAAAAGGCTGAATCagattttgtaaaacaaacagCAAGTCAGAATAAAGAACTTATTGAG gTCCAGAAATATGTTGATCATGTTCGAACATTGAGTGAAGAACGGGATCATTTAACTGCTGAATTTGAACGAGAAAATGAAAGACTCAAGTTGGACCTTCAAAAAATGAAGGAAAAGACTG ATAATGAAAGAGAAGAAATTGTTGACATGTGTCAACAAGAAAATTTGGAAGAATTGATAGGCAGCAGCTATACTGAACAG ATGGCTTACTTGCTTGTTGTTCGAGCAACTTTATTAGACAAACTTGATGCGATGCAAGAACAACTGGGTGAGTCTACCAGCCAACATGAAGAACTCAAGAGCAAAGTCAAA GTTTTAACTTCTGAAGATAATGAACTTCAAAAAAGAATGAACAATGCGATGTGTGAAATGGGTGGAATGGCTTCAAAGCTGACTGATGCAATGAGGGAACGAGATTCCTTAAAGACAGAA ATTGAAGAACTCAAGCGAGCCCTACATGGAATTAACACTTTACCATCATTAACAACTGCTAAAGCACAAGCCAATGCACATTTGGATGAGttggaaaaacaaaaagtagtTTATCAAAATTGCATCGAAAACCTTCAGCAGGAATTACTGGTATTTCAAGGACAACAGaagaaaaatgaagaaatggAAGCACAAATTGAAG AGTTGCAGGAGGCCAATGTAAAATTGCAAGATATGACCAAAACTTTAAAGAGgcagataaatgaaaatgaaaacttgcATGAGGAAAATGTGCGCTCAAAAATGTATGCGGACTCACAGAAGATAATAGAGGAAATGCA GGTTGCCTTGGAAGAAGATGAAGCAAAATCTCAAATGCAACAAGCTACTTACAAAAAAGAGATCAAAGAATTAAAAGACAAAATAACTGATTTGGAAGCACAA ATTGTTCTGCTTAAGAAGCAACAACAATCAGCATCACAATTGAAAGCTCAGCTAAAGGAGGCTCAGTTTTGTAATGAAAGTCAACAACATGACTTGGAGAATCTCAGGGGTAAATTAAAGGCTTCTCACAATGAGCTGTCAATGCAAGATGCAACATCCCAAAGCAGGAAGGAGCAACTAAATGTTCAATTCAGAATATCGTCTGAACTTCAAGAACGGAACATTACTCTGGAAGCAGAGTTAAGAAAG GTTATGGAACAGTTAAAGGAGTCTCATGAGAAATTGAACAAGTCTCAATCTGAAAAAGTTGAACTCCGGGTAAAAGATGACACCACACACGCTGAGACACACACTCTCACTAAAGGTGAACATGAGGATGTTTTGCAACTAATGCACAAG ATATCTGAACTGGAAAATTTGCTCTTCACAGAAAGGACCAACTTGTCTAGTAAATCTGATAAAAACGTTGAATTACAAAGAGAAATCCTAAAATATGAAGAACAACTACTTAAAGAGAAAAAGCTGAG TGGCATGGTGGCTAAAAACCTTGAAGAGAAGTTGTCTGCATCACAGAGCAAAATCGATGGGATATCAGAAGTTGAGCAAGAACTTAGAAatacaatttcaaatttacagcAGCGAGCACTCAATGCCGAAGCACAGGTGCTCTTAATTTCCGGACAGAAAGACCAGCAAGAAACTCAG AAGCTAGTGGCCGACTTAAATCGTACCCAGCTGGAAGATGCTGTGGAATTGTTGAGGAAAAAGCTAGAAGCATGTGCATCGCAAGTGAAAACCAATACAGACAAATACAAGAACCTTAAACAGAAACACAAAACGAAGATTAGGAGAATAAG AGAGCTGTTTCTGCTGGAGAGGAAAGCTACAAGTGATGAAATAGAAAAACTTGAGCATCAAGCTGCTTCAGCAGAAGATGCGCTTAAAAAGGAGTTGGCTTGGAAAGATGAGGCGGCTTGTGACATTCGTAACTCTGAACATGATCGTAGAAATGCAATAAACCAAGCAgatattgcaataaaaaaagcTGAAGCAAG CTCAGAGAAAATCAACCAATTGGCTATTGCTAAGGAAGGTCTAGAGTCTGAAAATGGAATGCTTCAA aaacaaCTATTGCTTCTTGAAAAGCAGAAGTCTGAGCTTGAGAAGATGATAGAGTCGACGAAACTGACAAAGCAGAAAGAA GAACTAAATACCCTGCTCAGCAGTCTCAGTTTAAGTGGAAGCTTACCATATCTGGGCAGTTCTACCGGAAATCCACAAAACCATTCTTCTGATACATTGCGTAGCGGTTCCAATCGGAATATTAATGATGGATTAAcaggaaataaaaattttgcagtgGCAAGTGGCGGTGATAATGAAACGTGGAATCGtgttgttaacttttattccCATGACCCAGGCAAAGATGGCCTCAACTCTTCCTACCTTAACCTCTCACAAGGTGATGCGGGGCCGTCTTTGTCAAACAATGGTTTGAAAAAGAAATCACAAATCTAG
- the LOC143450193 gene encoding GRIP and coiled-coil domain-containing protein 1-like gives MFKFNKNDELLATVEKQKDQIDRYEGRLRDIVHAYKSLQNEKEALEKSMKALTLTAPVGSSPYSKKRSIAEGSKRTALVSSDAEAYVDETESEHSQEIDREKDETEDENEVADNQSLSSGEEKDSSIQHLKSQIYTLTQSLSTVSDEKSKIVATYQAEKKKLKKEQEIQIKQLHEESEVNFKKASMLQEELTEFKERVRLQQIDREQEQATHSIMLREIQKMLNDERTKNNILETSVKELRNAAQNAEIEAQQSEDYKQRVRQLEEELNQVRKRLHSAELEASTPSPLLLQLQEEMEHMKREHKAQLEKEHARVTEVEKREREVAHAEEERVADLENRLVQISNKLGTYDGRRQKDQISIQHLKDRISQLDIENALLTKQLEAAKSQKENMLSPSKIDDDLDIDGLKERIMHFQELLKTAISKSNEPVDLTDIARSLQSASEDYQKLYLESQQELLHLKEEFERYKTRAQNVLKNMKSGVNSSTSGNRETEEAKRQLQEARERHFLIHARCEDLEAKCVQLEVDCKKDLKKQAHIYQTQIEELKESHSRLISEKERETRTQRERTIAMLADKDKEIKQLKAYSSAYHSESCTLGTSYGKLPTRRHLSTTEDIQDPMEESLTEIMSKSSTNDSKIIHYAEQLARRDVTINSIRRYKKQLELQIRQLQDASITKDEKNAQEVAELKEKISECERSKLRENANMEYLKNVFYRYITTADYTAKQRMLVALVTILQFSPEEARKSGVKK, from the exons ATGttcaaatttaacaaaaatgacGAACTTCTTGCTACTGTTGAGAAACAGAAAGATCAAATAGACCGTTATGAAGGTCGCCTTAGAG atATTGTTCATGCCTATAAAAGcctacaaaatgaaaaagaagcGCTAGAAAAGAGTATGAAGGCTTTGACTCTAACTGCTCCTGTTGGATCAAGCCCCTATAGCAAAAAGCGTTCAATCGCGGAGGGATCAAAAAGAACAGCCCTT GTTTCCAGCGATGCAGAAGCATATGTAGATGAAACAGAGTCTGAACATAGTCAAGAAATAGATCGAGAGAAAGATGAAACTGAAG ATGAGAATGAAGTTGCTGATAATCAATCATTGTCTAGTGGTGAAGAGAAAGATAGTAGTATTCAGCATCTCAAGTCCCAGATTTATACCTTGACACAATCCCTCTCCACTGTTTCAGATGAGAAATCAAAAATAGTTGCCACATACCAAGCAgagaaaaagaaattaaaa AAAGAACaagaaattcaaataaaacaactacatGAAGAAAGTGAGGTAAATTTTAAGAAAGCATCCATGCTGCAAGAAGAATTGACTGAA TTCAAAGAAAGAGTGCGACTGCAACAAATTGACAGGGAACAAGAGCAAGCTACCCATTCAATCATGCTGcgcgaaattcaaaaaatgcttaacgatgaaagaacaaaaaacaatattcTTGAAACTTCt GTAAAAGAACTAAGAAATGCAGCACAGAATGCAGAAATAGAAGCACAGCAAAGTGAAGATTACAAACAACGTGTGCGTCAGCTAGAAGAGGAATTGAATCAAGTTCGAAAACGTCTCCATTCAGCAGAGCTGGAAGCTAGTACACCTTCCCCTCTGTTACTTCAGCTCCAAGAAGAAATGGAACACATGAAG AGAGAACATAAAGCACAATTAGAAAAGGAGCATGCTAGAGTGACAGAAGTTGAGAAGCGTGAAAGAGAAGTTGCTCACGCAGAAGAAGAAAGAGTGGCTGATCTTGAGAACAGATTGGTGCAAATCTCCAACAAACTTGGTACATATGATGGTAGAAGACAAAAGGACCAAATCTCTATACA GCACCTAAAGGATCGTATATCCCAACTTGATATTGAAAATGCTCTACTCACCAAGCAACTTGAAGCAgcaaaatcacaaaaagaaaacatgcTTTCCCCTTCTAAAATTGATGATGATCTAGACATAGATGGCCTTAAAGAGCGGATCATGCACTTTCAAGAACTTCTAAAGACAGCAATTAGTAAAAGCAATGAACCTGTTGACCTGACAG ACATTGCAAGATCTTTGCAGTCTGCTTCTGAAGATTATCAAAAACTTTACCTGGAATCACAGCAAGAACTTTTACATCTCAAGGAAGAATTTGAAAGATACAAA ACTAGAGCACAAAATGTgctaaaaaatatgaaaagtgGAGTAAACTCATCAACCTCTGGAAATCGAGAAACGGAAGAGGCAAAGCGTCAACTTCAAGAAGCACGAGAACGTCATTTTCTTATACATGCCAGATGCGAAGATTTAGAAGCCAAATGCGTCCAACTG gAAGTCGATTGCAAGAAAGACCTAAAAAAGCAGGCTCACATTTATCAAACTCAAATTGAAGAACTCAAAGAAAGTCACTCTCGCCTGATAAGTGAGAAAGAAAGAGAGACTCGAACTCAGCGTGAAAGAACCATTGCAATGCTTGCTGACAAAGACAAAGAAATTAAGCAACTAAAAGCTTATTCATCCGCATACCATAG TGAAAGTTGTACACTTGGAACATCATATGGCAAGTTACCTACCCGACGTCATTTAAGCACCACTGAAGATATACAGGATCCGATGGAAGAATCGCTCACTGAAATTATGAGCAAA AGTTCAACAAATGATTCAAAAATTATTCATTATGCCGAACAACTTGCAAGGCGAGATGTTACCATAAATAGCATCCGAAGATACAAAAAGCAACTTGAACTTCAAATACGCCAATTACAGGATGCCAGCATAACCAA GGATGAGAAAAATGCACAGGAAGTGGCTGaacttaaagaaaaaatatcagAATGTGAACGAAGCAA GTTGAGAGAGAATGCAAACATGGAGTACTTAAAGAATGTATTTTATCGATACATAACGACTGCTGACTACACTGCCAAGCAGCGAATGCTAGTAGCATTGGTGACAATACTTCAGTTTAGTCCAGAAGAAGCACGAAAATCAGGCGTTAAGAAATAG